ACGACGAGTTCAGCTACCGCGGCGGGATCTACGGGATCAGCCGCCGGGGGATCCGCGCGCCGGACGGCCGCGGCGGGCCGAAGATGAGCCTCGAGGAGGCGATCGCCCGCTCCGCCAACGCCGTGTTCGGGAAGGTGGCGGTCCACCACGTCGGCGGGCCCGTCCTCGGGGAGTACCTGACGAAGTTCGGGTTCGGGCTGCCCCTCCCGTTCGATCTTCCCGTCGAGCCGAGCCGCGCGGAGGTGCCGCGCGAGGAATACGAGCTCGCCCGGACGGGCGCCGGGTTCGGGGACGTGTACGTCTCGCCGCTGCACGTGGCGATGATCATGTCCGCCCTCGCCTCCGGGGGCTCGATGCCCCGGCCGCTCCTCGTGGACCGGATCGAGGATGCGGACGGGGACGTAGCGTACGAATCGACCCCATCGAAGTTCCGGGACACCGTCCGGCCGGAAACGGCGGAAGCGGTCGTGCAGATGATGGTGAAGACGGTCGAGATGGGCACCTCCCGGCGCGCCTTCGGCTCCCCCGCGAGGACGCCGCTGCTACAGGACATGGACGTGGCGGGGAAGACCGGCTCGCTTTCCGGGTGGACGCCGCCGATGCATTTCGAGTGGTTCGCCGGCGTCGCCCCGGCCAACGTTCCGAAGTTGGCGGTCGCGGCCCTCGTGGTGAACGAGGACCGGTGGAAGATCAAGGGAAGCTACGTGGGCAAGGAGGCGTTCAACGCGTATTTCGGCTATCCGTCCTCCTCGCCTCCGGTCTACCGGAAGGCGGGCGGACGGAAGCACCCGAAGTTCCGGAAGAGCGGAACGACGGCCGCCCCGAAGGGGAAGGCGGTCAAGGGGAAGAAGTCCCGGGCCGCCGGGAAAAGGAAATCTCCGGCCGCGCCCGGAAAGAAGCCGGCCGGCAAATCCGTCCGCGAGGGCGCCGTCGTCCGCGGCGCCGCGCAAGGCTAAGGGCCGATGGAATTCCACCGGGTCCTCTCCGCCCGCAGGAGCCTGCGGGCGTACGCATCCCGTCCCGTGGAGCCGGGGAAGGTCGAGCGGATGCTCGAGGCCGCCCGCTGGTCCCCTTCGTGCGGGAACCGGCAGTCGTGGCGCTTCGTGGTGGTGGATCGGGACGCCCCGGCGCGCGCGGCGGTGGAGGAGGCGCTCGACGCCGGGAACGCATGGGCCCGCGTCGCGCCGGTGCTGATCGTGGCGGGCGCGAGCCGGCCCGCCGCGGCGGTCGTCGAGAGCCGGGATTACCATCTCCTCGACGCGGGGCTTTCCCTCATGTCCCTCATCTACCGGGGAGTGGACCTGGGGCTGCTCGTCCACCCGATGGCCGGGTGGAGGGAAGCGCCGCTGCGCGAGGCGCTGGGGCTACCCGGAGACTTCGCGCCCATGGCGGTCGTCGCGGTCGGGTACGCCGGGAACCCGGAAGCGCTCGACGAGGAGACGCGCAGGAAGGACGAAAGGCCGAGGAGCCGCAAGCCGTTGGGAGAGATCGCCTTCGACGGCCGATGGGGGGAGCCGTATGCGGGGACGCTGCCTCCCTCGCCGGCGAAGGTCTACGAGACGGACCTCCAGCTCCGGTTCGGCGATACCGACGCGATGGGGCACGTCAACAACGCGACGATCGTCACCTACCTCGAGACGGGGCGCGTCCATTTCTTCGCCGAGGTGCTGGGGGCGAGGCGCGTCGAGGACATCCTGTTCATCGTCGCCGAGGTCTCCTGCAGGTACCGCATCCCGATTCTCCTCCAGGACCGGGTGCGCGTCCGGATGCGCATCACCGACGTCTCGCGCAGCTCGTTCCGCTTCCGATACGACCTCCTGGACCCGGGCGACGGGCGGGTGTTCGTCGAGGCGGAGACGGTCCAGGTGATGTACGACTACAAGTCGGGCCGGCCGGTCCCCATCGACGCGAACTTTCTCGCCGCCGTGCGCGATTACGTATCGGGGGGGTAGCGCGCAATATCCGCGCAAATGAAACGGAACCCCCGCCGGCGCCGCCGGCTTCTCCTGATCCTTCTCGCGGCAATTGTCCTGCCCGCGGCGTGGATCGGCTGGTCCCTTCTCACGCTCCCGTCGGTCGCGCCGCTGGCGTCGCCCCGCTTCTCGACGACGATCGTCGTCAAGGACTGGAGGAAGCGGGACCGCTCCTTCGTCGTCGGCCCCCGGAACCCGCGCTGGACCCCGTACGGCTCCATCCCGTCCGCCATGAAGAAGGCGGTCGTCGCCGCGGAGGACGCCAATTTCTATGCGCACGAGGGGGTGGACTACGAGGCGCTGAAGGATGCGATTCTGGTCGACATCGAGAAGGGGGCGTTCGTCAGGGGAGGGAGCACCATCACCCAGCAGCTCGCGAAGAACCTCTACCTGACCCGCGAAAAGACGCTCGTCCGCAAGCTCAAGGAGGTCATCCTGGCCCGGCGCATCGACGACATGGTGAGCAAGCGGCGGATCCTCGAGCTGTACCTGAACGTGGTCGAGCTGGGCCCGATGGTGTACGGCGTCGGCCACGCCTCGCAGTATTATTTCGGCAAGCCCGCCTCCGCGATGACGGTGCGGGAGTGCGCGTTCCTTGCCTCGATGCTGCCGGGGCCCAGGATCTACAACCCGTACCGGAAGATGGGGCGGGTGACGAAGCGCTCCGACCGGATCCTCCGGAGGATGGTCGCCGCGCGGATGATCACGCGGGAGGAGTACGCCGCGGCGATGGCGGAGGTCCCCAACCTGGCGGGGCTGGAAAAGAAGGTTGCGAAAACTCTGGAGGAGCCA
This DNA window, taken from Thermodesulfobacteriota bacterium, encodes the following:
- the mtgA gene encoding monofunctional biosynthetic peptidoglycan transglycosylase, yielding MKRNPRRRRRLLLILLAAIVLPAAWIGWSLLTLPSVAPLASPRFSTTIVVKDWRKRDRSFVVGPRNPRWTPYGSIPSAMKKAVVAAEDANFYAHEGVDYEALKDAILVDIEKGAFVRGGSTITQQLAKNLYLTREKTLVRKLKEVILARRIDDMVSKRRILELYLNVVELGPMVYGVGHASQYYFGKPASAMTVRECAFLASMLPGPRIYNPYRKMGRVTKRSDRILRRMVAARMITREEYAAAMAEVPNLAGLEKKVAKTLEEP
- a CDS encoding penicillin-binding transpeptidase domain-containing protein encodes the protein MTGPFGGGGPRLLFAAALLLVGGWGVARIVTAESGLHSPPAPAAASAVVRIRLEHGLPPQEIVDLVKSGEPEKDLQDGSRLVSTLNPELQGGIFDLFRRFDPPYGVFVAMEPGTGRVVALVGYRRGGISDPSLALKAIYPAASLIKVITASAAIERGNVSPDDEFSYRGGIYGISRRGIRAPDGRGGPKMSLEEAIARSANAVFGKVAVHHVGGPVLGEYLTKFGFGLPLPFDLPVEPSRAEVPREEYELARTGAGFGDVYVSPLHVAMIMSALASGGSMPRPLLVDRIEDADGDVAYESTPSKFRDTVRPETAEAVVQMMVKTVEMGTSRRAFGSPARTPLLQDMDVAGKTGSLSGWTPPMHFEWFAGVAPANVPKLAVAALVVNEDRWKIKGSYVGKEAFNAYFGYPSSSPPVYRKAGGRKHPKFRKSGTTAAPKGKAVKGKKSRAAGKRKSPAAPGKKPAGKSVREGAVVRGAAQG
- a CDS encoding thioesterase family protein; this translates as MEFHRVLSARRSLRAYASRPVEPGKVERMLEAARWSPSCGNRQSWRFVVVDRDAPARAAVEEALDAGNAWARVAPVLIVAGASRPAAAVVESRDYHLLDAGLSLMSLIYRGVDLGLLVHPMAGWREAPLREALGLPGDFAPMAVVAVGYAGNPEALDEETRRKDERPRSRKPLGEIAFDGRWGEPYAGTLPPSPAKVYETDLQLRFGDTDAMGHVNNATIVTYLETGRVHFFAEVLGARRVEDILFIVAEVSCRYRIPILLQDRVRVRMRITDVSRSSFRFRYDLLDPGDGRVFVEAETVQVMYDYKSGRPVPIDANFLAAVRDYVSGG